The proteins below come from a single Hyphomicrobium denitrificans ATCC 51888 genomic window:
- a CDS encoding carboxylesterase/lipase family protein: protein MALLASVSVLSVAAAAAPTLAGAANDGPVVSTVDGSVRGYADKGVNVFLGIPYAAPPVGKLRWQPPAAAKKWKGTLDATRFGNTCPQVTELGAFAGPSSTSEDCLYLNVFTTGGSGNGKKKPVIVWIHGGGNIDGETNDYDASKLATGGPSGVPTVVVTLNYRLGIFGFFSHASINGEGHLWGNYGILDQQAALRWVQRNIAAFGGDPDKVALGGQSAGAVDTGANQLSPYANGLFNRAIYQSSPGFFSTLPSANDALTKGSAFATAANCPGSNTAAAACLRDLPVSRVLQLQGTPNADGPYTAGAFVDGSVIPLTPEQAFSSGRFNKMPIIGGAVKDEITFTTGITEYFSGPPQAPMTAAQYAAAVTGPAAAQYPLSSFGGDPMLAYERFQTDPAKCRELHVMQLWAPQVPTYAYDFTYQNAPYYFPKMPGFKPLAAHTIDIQFLFDNWHGGNLGVNIDQTTGQPRELNAEETKLSDQLVAAWSNFANTGNPNGSGNSPWPKFGAGKNAKYFVQDIPLSTTAVSNFRDTYKCNFWDTQLTY from the coding sequence ATGGCATTACTCGCTTCAGTCTCCGTGCTGTCCGTCGCTGCTGCGGCAGCACCGACTTTGGCTGGCGCGGCGAACGACGGGCCCGTCGTCAGCACTGTCGACGGATCGGTCCGCGGATATGCTGATAAAGGCGTCAATGTTTTTCTTGGAATCCCTTACGCAGCGCCGCCCGTCGGCAAGCTCCGGTGGCAGCCGCCGGCAGCCGCCAAAAAATGGAAAGGCACTCTCGACGCGACTCGCTTCGGAAACACATGCCCTCAGGTGACAGAGCTTGGCGCGTTCGCGGGTCCGTCCAGCACGAGCGAAGACTGCCTCTATCTCAACGTCTTTACGACGGGCGGAAGCGGTAACGGCAAGAAGAAGCCGGTCATCGTCTGGATTCACGGCGGCGGCAATATCGACGGCGAAACCAACGACTATGACGCGAGCAAGCTTGCGACGGGTGGGCCGTCAGGCGTTCCGACAGTTGTTGTCACGCTCAACTATCGCCTCGGCATCTTCGGCTTTTTCTCGCATGCCTCGATCAACGGCGAAGGTCATCTTTGGGGCAACTACGGCATTCTCGACCAACAGGCCGCGCTTCGTTGGGTTCAGCGCAACATTGCGGCCTTCGGCGGCGATCCTGACAAGGTAGCCCTCGGCGGTCAGTCTGCCGGCGCTGTGGATACTGGCGCAAACCAGCTCTCTCCATATGCGAATGGCCTGTTCAACAGAGCCATTTATCAAAGCTCCCCCGGCTTCTTTTCAACCCTCCCGTCTGCCAATGACGCTCTGACGAAGGGCTCTGCGTTCGCGACGGCAGCGAATTGCCCAGGATCCAATACTGCGGCCGCAGCCTGCTTGCGCGATCTTCCCGTATCGCGGGTTCTGCAGTTGCAGGGAACTCCGAATGCCGACGGCCCTTATACGGCCGGCGCTTTTGTCGACGGCAGCGTCATTCCGTTGACGCCCGAGCAGGCGTTCTCAAGCGGCCGCTTCAACAAAATGCCGATTATCGGCGGCGCCGTGAAAGACGAAATCACATTCACGACCGGCATCACGGAGTATTTTTCCGGACCTCCGCAGGCGCCTATGACCGCCGCGCAATATGCAGCCGCTGTGACCGGGCCGGCGGCGGCGCAATATCCGCTTTCGAGCTTCGGCGGCGATCCGATGCTGGCTTATGAGCGGTTCCAGACCGACCCTGCAAAATGCCGCGAGCTTCACGTCATGCAGCTCTGGGCGCCGCAGGTCCCAACATACGCCTATGATTTCACCTATCAGAACGCTCCCTACTATTTCCCCAAAATGCCGGGATTCAAACCGCTGGCCGCTCACACGATCGACATCCAGTTTCTGTTCGACAACTGGCATGGCGGCAATCTTGGCGTAAATATCGATCAGACGACGGGACAGCCGCGCGAACTCAACGCCGAAGAAACGAAGCTTTCGGATCAGCTTGTCGCCGCGTGGAGCAACTTTGCCAACACCGGCAATCCGAATGGTTCCGGAAATTCGCCATGGCCAAAATTCGGTGCCGGCAAGAACGCAAAATATTTCGTCCAGGATATTCCGCTCTCTACGACGGCCGTTTCCAACTTCAGAGACACTTATAAGTGCAACTTCTGGGACACCCAGTTGACGTACTGA